The genomic DNA GAGGGCGCGCTCGTCCGCCAGCCGACGCATGAGTTTCGCATCGCGCCCCGAGGCGCGAAAGCTTTCGCCGTTGATGTAGAGATGCCGCGCGTCATACAGCATGCGCGTGCGGCGGTCGAGCGCCACGGCATTCCATTCGGAAGGGAGTTCGCCCTGCTCGAACCAGACACTGGCCTTGGGCTCCGTCATCGATTCACCCAGCGCGCGGTCGATCGCGTCAGCCTCCCGCAAGGCAGCCATCACCGCGTCGCGCGCAAAGGCCTGCAGCGCGGGCGGCATCGCGGCGGGCGCATCGAGCGCAGGTTGCGCGGGGTCGCGGTAATGCACGGCAGCCCGCGTGGCCTCTTCCAGCGCGTCGGCCTGTGCCTCCGCGATGCGCGCGAGCAGATCCGCACCGAGCGGGGCAGCGGCCGGCGAGCGCAATCCGATCGAACAGGTCATGCAATCGCCACCGACCGCGACGCCATCGTGCGCATAGCGCGGCGGCAGGTACAGCATGTCGCCGGGTTCAAGCACGAAGCTCTGCTCGGGCTCGAACTGCGCAAGGATCTTGAGCGGAACGTCCGGCTGCAGCCGAAGGTCGCGCTGCCTGCCGATCGACCAGCGGCGGCGCCCCTGGACCTGCAGCAGAAACACGTCGTAACTGTCGAAGTGCGGGCCGACGCCGCCCTCGTCGCTGGCATAGCTGATCATCAGATCGTCCAGGCGCGCATCAGGCACGAAACGGAACTGTTGCAACAGTTCGTAGGCGCGTTGGTGATGCAGATCGACGCCTTGCACCAGCAGCGTCCAGCCCGGCTGTCCCGGCGAAGGCAAGGCCCGGCGTGCGAAGGGGCCGTGACGCAGCGTCCAGCCGCTCTTGCCGTGGCGAATCAGCCGCGACTCGACGCCCTCCTGCCCGGCCAGCGCGAACAGCGCCGCGCGCTCGATCGGCGGCGCCATGGCAGGCATCGCCTGGCGCACCAGCAACGGCTTCTTCTGCCAGTGACGGCGCATGAACAGGCTTGCACTGAGGCCGCCGAGCAAAGACAAGGGTTGGTGAATCTCCATGGGAGAATTCTCCCCCATGGAAATCTCAGAACAATGCGTGGTCGGCCTGACCTGGACCTTGAAGGACACCCTGGGCGAAGTCCTGGACGTGCTCGACGATCCGGTCGAATTCCTGGTCGGCGGCGACGACCTCTTCGACGCGATCGAAGCCGCACTGCTCGGCCATGAGCCGGGTGCGAGGGTCCAGCTCCAACTCGAACCCGAGCAGGCCTTCGGCGACTTCAACGACCAGTTGCTGTTCCTCGAGCCGCGCACGCTGTTCCCCGAAGGCACCGAGGAAGGCATGACCTTCGACGGCGCCGCGCTGCCGCAGGGCGTGAACCCCGACATGCCCAAGGACGTGATCTACACCGTGAGCGAAATCTATCCCGAGCATCTGGTGCTCGACGGCAACCATCCCCTCGCCGGCATCGCGATCCGCCTCGACATCATGGTGAGATCGGTGCGCGAAGCGACAGAGGAAGAGATCGGCAAAGGCACCGCCGGCACAGGCTTTTTCAAAGTCCCGCCCATAGCCCCGGGCAACGACCTACTGCACTGAACCGAACGAACCAACACGCCCAAAGAAAAGGCGCCGCTCAAAAGCGGCGCCTTTCGTGAAACGCCGCGGAACCGGCTTAGCCGGGCCGCCGGTGTTGCCCCCGGCAGGGGGAAGGCGTAGCGACACGAAGTGCGCGAAGCCTGGGGGCGAGTCAAAGTCTCGAGATCTGACCGTTGTCGATCCGCACGCGATCGCCGATGCGCAGATCGCCCGGCGTCGGAACATCGAAGGCCCGGTAGGCACCGTTGTCGGTCTGCACCGACACGCGATAGCTTTGATAGGTGCGCGGGCCGTTCTGGTTGGCCTCGATGTTGTTGCCCAGCAGCGCGCCGCCGACCACGCCGAGTGCGGTGGCCGCGACACGGCCGTTGCCGCGTCCGATCTGGTTGCCGAGCACACCGCCGATCACGCCACCCGCCACGGCGCCGCCGCCGGTAGTACCGGTGCCACCGGTCTGACTCTGGAGCACTTCGATGTTGGCCACGCGGCCATATTCGACATAAGCGCCCTGGGCCTGGGGGTACGCGGGCTGGTAGGGATAGCGCGTGGTCTGATAGACCGGTGCCGGCGCGACGCAGGCCGTCAGCGTGGAGAGCGCAAGCACCGACGCGGTGATGGCAACAAGGCGAAACGAGATCTTCATGGTGGGTACTCCTCGAAAAGGGCGCGATCGGGGTCTCGAAAGAAACCCCCGCACATGGGCTTTAACGCGTCCGGCGCCTTCGGGATGACGACCGGAACATGTTGAAACCTTCGACGATCCGCGCCATGGCCGGTTCCGCTCTTTACCTGTGGGTTACGGGCGCGGGCACGTGAAGGAGACCGCCTGCAGCGGGCTTCAGGCGATCTTGCGCGCGTGCGCCCGCATCGCTTCATCGTCGACGGCCGGGCGCCGCGCATAGCGCTGCGCGATCACCGCGCAGGCCATCAGCTGGATCTGATGGAACAGCATCAGCGGCAGCACGATCGCGCCGACCGCCTGCGAGGCGAACAGCACCTTCGCCATCGGAATGCCGCTCGCCAGGCTCTTCTTGGAGCCGCAGAAGACGATGGTGATCTCGTCGGCCTTGCTGAAGCCCAGGCGCCGGGCGACGAAAGTCGTGAAGCCGAGCGCAAGCGCCAGCAGCACCACGCACACCACCAGCAGCCCGGCCAGCGCAGACAGCGGAACCTGCTTCCACAGGCCTTCGATCACGGCCGCGCTGAATGCGGTGTAGACCACCAGCAGGATCGAGCCGCGATCGACCACGGTCAGGATCGCGGCACGCCGCTTCACGAAGCCGCCGATCCATGGCCGCAGCAGATGGCCGGCGATGAAAGGAACCATCAGCTGCAGCAGGATGTGCCAGATCGCATCGAGCGACGAGCCTGCCGCGCCATTCGGCACGACGACCAGATTGACCAGCACGGGCGTCACGAAGACGCCGAGCAGCGTCGACGCGGAAGCACTGCAGACGGCGGCCGGGATGTTGCCGCGCGCCATCGAGGTGAAGGCGATCGCCGACTGCACGGTGGCCGGCAGCACGCACAGGTACAGCACGCCGGTATAGAGCTCGGGCGTGACGAGCGGCGTGAGCACCGGCCGCAGCAGCAGGCCCAGCACCGGGAACATCACGAAGGTGCTGATGAATACCAGCAGGTGCAGCCGCCAGTGCGTGATGCCGCCAAGGATGGCCTCGCGCGACAGCTTGGCGCCATGCAGGAAGAACAACAGACCGATCGCGACGGTCGTGAGGTGCTCGAAGAACCGGCCTGTCGCGCCGCCGGCCGGCCACAGGCTGGCGAGAACGACTACGGCAACGAGGGCAATGGTGAAGTTGTCGGGAAGAAAGCGTGAACGGGCCATGGCGCAGATTGGACCGCGGTCCGATTGAAAAGTGAAATGGATTTATCTGATAGATATATGATTCTTGCGCATGAACGTGACCTTGCGCCAGCTTCGCGTCTTCCGAGCCGTGGCCGCGGGCCGCAACTTCAGCCGCGCGGGCGACCAGGTGGGCCTCACGCAGCCGGCGGTCAGCCGCTCGATCTCCGAACTCGAGGCGCAACTCGGTCTGAAACTGCTCGACCGCACCACGCGCGAGGTCGCATTGACCGAAGCCGGCCAATCGCTCGCCGCGCGGCTCGACCGGGTGCTCGACGAACTCGAACAGGCCTTGGCCGACACCCACGACATGGCGAGCGCGCGGCGCGGCAAGGTGCGGGTGGCCAGCAGCCCGACACTGTCCGCCAATCTGATGCCGGGCTGCATCGCCGAGTGCGCGCGGCGCCACCCCGAGATCGAATTCGTGCTGCTCGACCGCATCCAGAAAGACGTGCTCGACAGCGTGCGTGCCGGCGAAGTCGACTTCGGCGTCGTGGTCGAGCCGCCCGCCGCCGATGACCTGTACGGCGAAACCATTCTCGAAGACCCGTTCTGCCTGATTCTGCATCCCTCCCATCGCCTCGCCACACGCAGCAGCGTGCGCTGGTCGGCGCTCGATGGCGAGTCGCTGGTGCTGCTCGATCACGCCTCCGGCAGCCGGCGCCTGATCGACGATGCGCTTGCCGGACATGGCGCGCACTGCGAAGTGCGGCAGCAGGTCGGCCATGCGACCACCGCCTTTCGCATGGTCGAGGCCGGCATCGGGATCAGCGTGATGCCTGCGCTGGCCGTGCCACCGGCCGGCCTGCAGGCGCTGGCCGTGCGCCCGCTCGTGCCGCGGATGCAGCGCGCGATCATGCTGGTGCATCGGCGCAACCGCGCGCCCTCCCCGCTGGCGCAGCGGGTGTGGCGGCTGGTCCGAGAGACCGTCGCCCTCAGCCCGTCGAGCCGAAGCCCCCCGCACCCCGCTCGCTCGACGCCGAGAACGAAGTGACGACGGTGAAGCGCGGGCGCAGGATGGGCACGAATATCATCTGCGCGATGCGCTCGCCGGGCTCGATGCGGATCGGCTCGCTGCCGGCCGGATTGCGGTTCCACACGCTGACCATCACCGTGCCGGTGTAGTCCGCATCGATGACGCCGACGGAGTTGCCGAGCACGAGGCCACGCTTGTGACCCATCCCCGAACGCGGCGCGATCAGGGCCGCGATGCCGGGATCGGCGATGTGCATCGCGAAGCCCGCCGAGATCAGGATCGCCGGGCTGCCGGGCGCGATCGAGAGGCTCTGGTCGGCGCACGCATGCAGGTCGATGGCCGCGGCCATCGACGACTGGTATTCGGGCAGGCCCCATTCCTCGAGCCTCGGGTCGAGGATCAGGAACTCTATGTCGGGGCGCGAAGGGGTCAGCTGCATGTCAGTCGTCGGATTCGTTGAGGTTCGGCGCTATTGTCTCAGCACCGCACCCGCCGCCACGAAGCCTCACTTGCCGGACGTCTTCTTCTGCTGCTGCTTGCGCGCCTCTTCCGCGAGCCATTCGCGCCAGTTCGCCATCCCGGGCGGCAGCGCCCAGCGCCGCAGCCGATGAGCCAGCCAGAGGCCGCCCACGAGAACCAGCACGACGATCGAGAACGACACCTTGAGCGTCAGCAGCGCGAGCAAGGCGAAGACCCAGCCGATCGCCAGCGCCTTGGCGAGGTTGTGCGCGCCCTGGCCGCCGCTCTCGCCGCGCGGCACTTCGCCGTTCGATTGCGCGCTGCGCCGCGCTGCGGCAACCGCGCTGTCCGTCGCGCCGTGCGGCGCCGAGGACGGCGTCATGCCGACATCGAGCCCATGCTCGCCTTCCTGCGGCGGACGCTGCGGCAGCGCCGCCTGGGCCGAAAGGCGCTCGACGTAGCGCGCGAAATCGCCGTCGGGCGGCGTGTTCCAGTCCGGATTCATCGCTGCCGTCCGGACGGCAACCGTGCCGCGATCTCGGCCGCCAGTTCGCGTGCCAGCATGAGCTTGGGCGCGCGCGGCAGCTCGCGCACGCCGTCGGCATCGACCAGCAGCAGGCTGTTGTGGTCCTGTCCGAAAGTCAGCGGACCGATGTTGCCGACCAGGAGCGGAATGCCCTTGCGCGCACGCTTGGCCTTCGCATGCTCGACGAGGTTCTCGCTTTCGGCCGCGAAGCCGACGCAGAACAGTTCGCCGGCCTTGGCGCGCGCGCCCTGGGCCACGGTCAGCAGGATGTCGTCGTTCTCGACGAAGTGCAGCACCGGCGGCTGGCCGCTGCCATCCTTCTTGATCTTGTGTTCGCTGTGCGAAGCCGGTCGCCAGTCGGCCACCGCGGCCGTGGCGACGAAGACGCTCGCGCGCTGCGTGGCGCCGAGCGTGGCTTCGAGCATCTGCCGCGCCGAGGTCACGTCGAGACGCTGCACGCCGCGCGGCGTCGGCAGATGCACCGGCCCGGCGATCAGCGTGACCTCGGCACCGGCCTCGCGGGCCGCGCGCGCGATCGCGAAGCCCATCTTGCCCGACGAATGGTTGGTGATGCCGCGGATCGGATCGAGCGCCTCGAAGGTCGGGCCGGCGGTGACGACCACGTGCTCGCCGGCCAGCACCTTGGGCTGGAACTCGGCCACGATCTCTTCGAACAACTGGGCGGGTTCGAGCATCCGGCCGTCGCCGGTCTCGCCGCAGGCCTGCCAGCCATTGCCCACGCCCAGCACGCGCGCGCCGTCGGCATCGACCTGCCGCAGGTTGCGCTGGGTGGCCGGATGCACCCACATCTCGCGGTTCATCGCCGGCGCGATCAAGAGCGGCACGCGCTCGGCCGGGCGCGCCAGGCACAGCAGGCTCAGCAGCTCGTCGGAACGGCCCTGCACCAGGCGCGCGATGAAGTCGGCGCTGGCCGGCGCCAGCACGATCGCATCGGCCTCGCGGCTCAGGTTGATGTGCGGCATGTTGTTGGGCTCGCGCACGTCCCACTGCGAGCCGTAGACGGGCCGCCCGGACAGCGCCTGCATCGTCACCGGCGTGATGAACTGCGTGGCCGCCTCGGTCATCACGACCTGGACCGTGGCGCCGGCCTTCACGAGCAGGCGGCACAACTCCGCCGACTTGTAGCAGGCGATGCCACCCGTGAGACCCAGAACGATATGTTTGCCATCCAACTCTTGCATGGCCGGCAGTGTAAAGGGGTATGGCCCGACCTCTATAATCGCAATTTCCCACTGCCCGGACCTGCACGTTCGGAACTGGCATGACCAAATTCGTCTTCGTCACTGGTGGTGTGGTGTCTTCCCTCGGCAAAGGGATCGCCTCCGCCTCGCTCGCCGCGATCCTCGAATCGCGCGGCCTCCAAGTCACCCTCATCAAGCTGGACCCCTACATCAACGTCGACCCCGGCACGATGTCGCCGTTCCAGCACGGCGAGGTGTTCGTCACCGACGACGGCGCCGAAACCGACCTCGATCTCGGCCACTACGAGCGCTTCATCACGACGCGCATGCGCCGTGCCAACAACTTCACCACCGGCCAGATCTACAAGTCCGTGCTCGAAAAAGAGCGCCGCGGCGACTACCTCGGCAAGACGGTGCAGGTGATCCCGCACATCACCAACGAGATCCAGGAATACATCAAGCGCGGCGCCGGCCTCGGCACCGCGCACGAGGTCGATGTCGCGATCGTCGAGATCGGCGGCACCGTCGGCGACATCGAGTCCCTGCCCTTCCTCGAAGCCGTGCGCCAGATGAGCCTGCGCATGGGCCCCAACAACTCGGCCTTCGTGCATCTGAGCTACGTGCCGTGGATCGCCGCGGCCGGCGAGCTCAAGACCAAGCCCACGCAGCACACGGCCAAGGAACTGCGCGCCATCGGCATCCAGGCCGATGCGCTGCTGTGCCGCGCCGACCGGCCGATTCCCGACGACGAGCGCGCCAAGATCTCGCTCTTCTCCAACGTGCCCGAATGGGGCGTGATCTCGATGTGGGACGTCGACACCATCTACAAGGTGCCGCGCATGCTGCACGAGCAGGGCCTGGACGGCCTGATCTGCGACAAGCTCAGGCTCAACACGCCGCCGGCCAAGCTCCAGCGCTGGGACGACCTGGTCTACGAGGTCGAGCATCCGCAAAAGGAAGTGTCCATCGCGATGGTGGGCAAGTACGTCGACTTGTCCGACAGCTACAAGTCGCTCAACGAGGCGCTGCGCCACGCCGGCCTGAAGAACCACGCCCGCGTGAAGGTCGACTATGTCGACTCCGAAACCATCACGCCGCAGGACGTGGCCCGCCTGGCCAAGTACGACGCGATCCTGGTGCCCGGCGGCTTCGGCCAGCGCGGCGTCGAGGGCAAGATCGCCGCCGCCCGCTTCGCGCGCGAGACCCGCGTGCCCTACCTGGGCATCTGCCTGGGCATGCAGGTCGCGACCATCGAGTACGCGCGCAACGTGGCCGGCCTGAAGAACGCCAACAGCACCGAGTTCGACCCCGAGACGCCCTGCCCCGTGATCGCGCTGATCACCGAGTGGAAGGACAACGACGGCACGGTCAAGACCCGCGACGAGAAGTCCGACCTCGGCGGCACCATGCGCCTGGGCGCGCAGAGCTCCGACGTGGCACCGGGCACGCTGGCCCACAGCATCTACGGCGACGTGGTGACCGAGCGCCATCGCCATCGCTACGAAGCCAACGTCAACTACCTCGACGACCTGCGGCGTGCGGGCCTGGTGATCTCGGCCCTCACGCAGCGCGAGCACCTGACCGAGATCGTCGAGCTGCCGCGCGAGGTCCATCCCTGGTTCATGGGCGTGCAGTTCCACCCCGAATTCAAGTCCACGCCGTGGAGCGGCCATCCGTTGTTCAACGCATTCATCAAGGCCGCGCTCGAACACCAGGTCGCGGACAAGAAGGCATTGAAGGTCGTGGCATGAAGCTTTGCGGGTTCGAGATCGGGCTGAACAAGCCCTTCTTCCTGATCGCCGGCCCCTGCGTGGTCGAGTCCGAGCAATTGCAGATGGACACCGCCGGCACGCTGAAGGAAATCACTTCCTCGCTCGGCATTCCCTTCATCTTCAAGAGCAGCTTCGACAAGGCCAACCGTTCCTCGGGCACCAGCTTTCGCGGACCGGGGCGCGACAAGGGCCTGGAGATCCTCGCCAAGGTCAAGCGCGATCTCGGCCTGCCGGTGCTCACCGACGTTCACACCGACGAAGACATCACCGCCGCCGCCCAGGTGGTCGACGTGCTGCAGACGCCCGCCTTCCTGTGCCGGCAGACCGACTTCATCCGCGCGGTGGCGCAGTCGGGCAAGCCGGTGAACATCAAGAAGGGCCAGTTCCTCGCGCCGCACGACATGAAGAACGTGATCGACAAGGCGCGCGCGGCCGCCCGCGAAAAGGGCTTGCCCGAAGACAGCTTCATGGCCTGCGAGCGCGGCGCCAGCTTCGGCTACAACAACCTGGTGTCGGACATGCGTTCGCTCGCGATCATGCGCGAGACCGGCGCCCCCGTGGTGTTCGACGCCACCCACTCGGTGCAGTTGCCCGGCGGCCAGGGCACGACGTCCGGAGGCCAGCGCGAGATGGTGCCGGTGCTCGCGCGCGCGGCGATCGCGGTGGGCGTGGCGGGTGTCTTCATGGAAACCCATCCCGATCCGGCCAAGGCGCTGAGCGACGGCCCCAACGCCGTGCCGCTCAAGCACATGAAGGCGCTGCTCGAGACGCTGCTGGCACTCGACAGCGTCACCAAGAAAAATACCTTCCTCGAGGATGCGTTTCAACCATGAGCAGCGCCTACATCATCGCCCACGTCGACGTCACCGATCCCGCGCAATACGAGGAGTACAAGAAGCTGTCCTCCGAGGCCATGAAAGCCCATGGCGCCGAAGTCTGCGTGCGCGGCGGCAAGGTCGAGGTGCTCGAAGGCGACTGGAATCCGCAGCGCATCGTGATCCTCAAGTTCCCCAGCGTCGAGGCCGCGAAGAAATTCAACGGCTCGCCCGAATATGCCAAGGCGCGTGCATCGCGCCAGGGCGCGGCCATCATGCGAATGATCGTGGTCGAAGGTCTGTAATCCCCGTCAATCCGAAAGAGAAAAGATGAGTGCAATCGTTGACATCGTCGGCCGCGAGATCCTCGACAGCCGCGGCAATCCCACCGTCGAGTGCGACGTGCTGCTCGAGTCGGGCACCATGGGCCGCGCGGCCGTGCCCTCGGGCGCATCGACCGGTTCGCGCGAAGCCATCGAGCTGCGCGACGGCGACAAGAGCCGCTACGGCGGCAAGGGCGTGCTCAAGGCGGTCGAGAACATCAACACCGAGATCTCCGAAGCCGTGCTCGGCCTCGACGCGAGCGAGCAGGCCTTCCTCGACCGCACGCTGAACGACCTCGACGGCACCGACAACAAGGCCCGCCTGGGCGCCAACGCGACGCTGGCCGTCTCGATGGCCGTGGCCCGCGCGGCCGCCGAGGAATCGGGTCTGCCGCTGTACCGCTACTTCGGCGGCATGGGCGGCATGCAATTGCCGGTGCCGATGATGAACGTCATCAACGGCGGCGCGCACGCCAACAACAGCCTCGACCTGCAGGAGTTCATGATCATCCCCGTGGGCGCCAAGAGCTTCCGCGAAGCCGTGCGCTACGGCGCCGAGGTGTTCCATGCGCTCAAGAAGATCCTGGGCGACCGCGGCATCAGCACCGCGGTCGGCGACGAAGGCGGCTTCGCGCCCAGCGTCGAGAACCACGAGGCCGCGATCCAGCTGATCCTCGAAGCCATCGACAAGGCCGGCTACACCGCGGGCGAGCAGATCGCGCTCGGCCTGGACTGCGCCGCCAGCGAGTTCTACAAGGATGGGAACTACGTGCTCTCGGGCGAGAACCTCACGCTGTCGGCCGGCAACTGGATCGACATGCTCTCGACCTGGGTCGACAAGTACCCGATCATCAGCATCGAGGACGGCATGCACGAAGGCGACTGGGACGGCTGGAAACAGCTCACCGAGCGCCTGGGCAAGCGCGTGCAGCTGGTGGGCGACGATCTGTTCGTGACCAACACCAGGATCCTGCAGGAAGGCATCGACAAGGGCATCGCCAACTCGATCCTGATCAAGATCAACCAGATCGGCACGCTGACCGAGACCTTCGCCGCCATCGAGATGGCCAAGCGCGCCGGCTATACGGCCGTGATCAGCCACCGCTCGGGCGAGACCGAGGACAGCACCATCGCCGACATCGCGGTCGGCACCAACGCCGGCCAGATCAAGACCGGCTCGCTGTCGCGTTCGGACCGCATCGCCAAGTACAACCAGTTGCTGCGCATCGAGGAAGACCTCGGCGACGTCGCGAGCTACCCGGGCCGCGCCGCGTTTTATAACCTCCGCTAGCGATCCTGGGCTCGCCGCGCCATGCGCTCGCGCATCGTCCCGATCATCCTGGTCCTGCTGCTGCTGATCCTCCAGTGGCAGCTGTGGACCGGGCGCGGCAGCGTGCGCGATGTGGCGCAGATGGAGCAGAAGATGGCCGAGCTGAAAGAGGCCAACACCAAGGCTGCGCAGAACAACGAGCGCCTGGCTTCCGAGGTCAACGACCTCAAGGAAGGCCTCGAGATGGTCGAGGAGCGGGCGCGCCAGGAGCTCGGCATGGTCAAGCCCAACGAAGTGTTCGTGCAGATCACGCACTGAATGGGCAGTACCCGTCTGGCGCCATGACGCCCGTGCTGCCGGCCGGCTGTGTGATCGCGGTGCTCGGTGCGCCCGGCACCGGCAAGACCTGGCTCGCGAACGCGCTCGCGCAACGCCTCGCGCAGCGCGGCGTGGTGGACACCGACGCGAGCGGACTCACGACCACCGTCTGCAACGATCTCGCGCACGCCGATGCATTGCTCTACATACCGGCGCTGGCCGCGCAGCGCGGGCACGTCATCACGCTGCTGATGGCGCTCGACCTTCCGCGAGCCGCCGGTGTGAGCCCGCAGGAACAGGCAGGGTGGGATGCGCGCATCCGGACTGCTCTCGCCGACGCGCAGACCCCCTACGCGGTGATCCATGGCCGCGGGACCGAACGGCTCGCCAGCGCCTGGAACGCGATACTTTCGGCGGCCGAGGCCGGCACCGCGGGCCGTTCGAACGGCAACGAAGCGCGCGGCTGGTTCTGGCCCTGCGAGAAATGCTCCGACCCTGCCTGCGAGCATCGCCTGTTCAGCGAACTCATCGGCCAGAAGCGCTGATGCCATGATCCGCCTCATGCTTTTCCTCAGACACCGCACCGCCCTCTTCTGCCTCTTGCTGGCGGCCTTCGCGTCCACGATGGTTTGGGCCGCGCCGCTCCAGGCCACGGTCGAGAACCAGACCCGGCCGACCACCTGCGCGGAGGAAGACAACGTCTCGATGGACCTGCGCGGCGACGGCATCCGCCGCTTCCGGGTCGAGGCGCTGCCGCCCGTCTACCTCGCATCGATCGCCAAGGACCGCACGGCGCCGGATTTTTCCGGCTGCAATTTCGACGGCAGCACGCACCCGACCGATCCGCGCTATACCTTCACGCCGCGGCGCGAGGTGCTGCACGACGGCAAGCGCTGGCTGATCGTGGGCATGGTGCTGCCGAGCTTCTGGCGGCCGAACCAGGTGCCGGTCACGGTGGACGGGCACTCGGTCACGGGCTTCCACCTGCTCCAGATCTTTGCGAAGAAGCCCGGCCGCAAACCGCTCGAGGCGCTGGTGCTCTATCCGGCCGACGGCTATTGGCGACTCAAGCCGCTGCCCGCGCCGCGCTTCGGCGACGGGGTCTACGGCTCGTCCTTCGTGCTGGGCCCGGTCGAGCAGGATGGACGGCCGGTGGTGAACATCGCATCGATCGCGATCGACAGCAAGCCGCTGCGGATCCGCCTCGCCTTCGCGCAGGGCGGCAGCGCCATCGCGAAGGTGACCGAGATCAGCCAGGCGCGCACCGCGCTCGACGTCACGTTGACGCAACCGACGCACGGCGATCAGCGCTTCGCGGTGCTGCGTTCGATGTATGTCGCCGCCGACAATGCCGACATGAGCGAAGTGCGGTGGCAGGCCACCCCTCGGTCCGCGTTGCAGGCCACGCCGCTGCCCGAAGTCTCGACGCTGCGGACGGTTCAGGTGCGCTTCGGCCGCAGCATCGTGTCGCGCCACAACACGAGCGCGCCGGACATCCGCTTCAGCCGCTTCGACGGCTATTGAATCGTGGGGTTGGCGGGCAGCTGATCGCCCTGCGCGAGAAAGAGCTGGGCCACATCCACCGCATCGAAGCGGTATTGCCTGCCGCAGAAATCGCAGCCGACTTCGACGTCGCCGCGCTCCGCCAGGATGCTCCGGGCCTCGGGCTGCCCGAGCCCGCGGATCATTCCTGCAACCCGCTCGCGCGCGCAAGTGCAGGCGAAATGCGGACCGCCGTGCCCGGTCTGCGGCTCGAAGCGCAGCAACTTTTCTTCCCAGAAAAGGCGCCGCAGAATGGTGTCGACATCGAGCGTGAGCAGCTCGCCGCGCGTCAGGCTCGAGGCCAGGATCGAGATCCGGTTGTAGTCCTCGTTGCGGCCGATCTGGTCCTCGCTGGCCTGGTCGCGATCGCTCGGCGACCTGCCTTCGAGATTGGCCTCGCCCTTCACCGGCAGGCGCTGGATCAGGAGGCCCGCGGCCACCTTGTCGTCGGCGGCCAGCACCAGCGTGGTGTCGAGCTGTTCGCTCTGCAGCATGTAGTGCTGCAGCACGTCGCTCAGACGTTCGAGCTTCTCGCCCTGGTCGCCGAAGAGCGGCACCACGCCCTGGTAGGCCTGCTGACCCGGCAGCTTGTCCTTGGGATCGAGCGTGATCGCACAGCGGCCCTTGTTGCCCACGTTGACCATGTCCGGCAAGTGCGCATCGGCCGCGACCGTGCCCATCACCTTGGCCGTGGCGCGCAGGCTCAGGTCGTGCCGCACTTCGGCCACCGCGATCTTCACCGGCCCGTCGCCGAAGATCTGCAGATTCAGTGCGCCGTTGAATTTGATGTTCGCCTGCATCAACGTGGCCGCGGCCGTCATCTCGCCGAGCAGCTCGGCCACCGGCGGCGGATAGGCGCCGGTGGCGGTGTTGGACGCGCGCCGCGCGAGGATC from Variovorax sp. PBL-E5 includes the following:
- a CDS encoding cupin domain-containing protein produces the protein MEIHQPLSLLGGLSASLFMRRHWQKKPLLVRQAMPAMAPPIERAALFALAGQEGVESRLIRHGKSGWTLRHGPFARRALPSPGQPGWTLLVQGVDLHHQRAYELLQQFRFVPDARLDDLMISYASDEGGVGPHFDSYDVFLLQVQGRRRWSIGRQRDLRLQPDVPLKILAQFEPEQSFVLEPGDMLYLPPRYAHDGVAVGGDCMTCSIGLRSPAAAPLGADLLARIAEAQADALEEATRAAVHYRDPAQPALDAPAAMPPALQAFARDAVMAALREADAIDRALGESMTEPKASVWFEQGELPSEWNAVALDRRTRMLYDARHLYINGESFRASGRDAKLMRRLADERALGARDLKGASDDALALLGDWCEAGWLHAE
- a CDS encoding FKBP-type peptidyl-prolyl cis-trans isomerase, encoding MEISEQCVVGLTWTLKDTLGEVLDVLDDPVEFLVGGDDLFDAIEAALLGHEPGARVQLQLEPEQAFGDFNDQLLFLEPRTLFPEGTEEGMTFDGAALPQGVNPDMPKDVIYTVSEIYPEHLVLDGNHPLAGIAIRLDIMVRSVREATEEEIGKGTAGTGFFKVPPIAPGNDLLH
- a CDS encoding glycine zipper 2TM domain-containing protein; translation: MKISFRLVAITASVLALSTLTACVAPAPVYQTTRYPYQPAYPQAQGAYVEYGRVANIEVLQSQTGGTGTTGGGAVAGGVIGGVLGNQIGRGNGRVAATALGVVGGALLGNNIEANQNGPRTYQSYRVSVQTDNGAYRAFDVPTPGDLRIGDRVRIDNGQISRL
- a CDS encoding bile acid:sodium symporter family protein, which translates into the protein MARSRFLPDNFTIALVAVVVLASLWPAGGATGRFFEHLTTVAIGLLFFLHGAKLSREAILGGITHWRLHLLVFISTFVMFPVLGLLLRPVLTPLVTPELYTGVLYLCVLPATVQSAIAFTSMARGNIPAAVCSASASTLLGVFVTPVLVNLVVVPNGAAGSSLDAIWHILLQLMVPFIAGHLLRPWIGGFVKRRAAILTVVDRGSILLVVYTAFSAAVIEGLWKQVPLSALAGLLVVCVVLLALALGFTTFVARRLGFSKADEITIVFCGSKKSLASGIPMAKVLFASQAVGAIVLPLMLFHQIQLMACAVIAQRYARRPAVDDEAMRAHARKIA
- a CDS encoding LysR family transcriptional regulator codes for the protein MNVTLRQLRVFRAVAAGRNFSRAGDQVGLTQPAVSRSISELEAQLGLKLLDRTTREVALTEAGQSLAARLDRVLDELEQALADTHDMASARRGKVRVASSPTLSANLMPGCIAECARRHPEIEFVLLDRIQKDVLDSVRAGEVDFGVVVEPPAADDLYGETILEDPFCLILHPSHRLATRSSVRWSALDGESLVLLDHASGSRRLIDDALAGHGAHCEVRQQVGHATTAFRMVEAGIGISVMPALAVPPAGLQALAVRPLVPRMQRAIMLVHRRNRAPSPLAQRVWRLVRETVALSPSSRSPPHPARSTPRTK
- the dut gene encoding dUTP diphosphatase — translated: MQLTPSRPDIEFLILDPRLEEWGLPEYQSSMAAAIDLHACADQSLSIAPGSPAILISAGFAMHIADPGIAALIAPRSGMGHKRGLVLGNSVGVIDADYTGTVMVSVWNRNPAGSEPIRIEPGERIAQMIFVPILRPRFTVVTSFSASSERGAGGFGSTG
- the coaBC gene encoding bifunctional phosphopantothenoylcysteine decarboxylase/phosphopantothenate--cysteine ligase CoaBC, with amino-acid sequence MQELDGKHIVLGLTGGIACYKSAELCRLLVKAGATVQVVMTEAATQFITPVTMQALSGRPVYGSQWDVREPNNMPHINLSREADAIVLAPASADFIARLVQGRSDELLSLLCLARPAERVPLLIAPAMNREMWVHPATQRNLRQVDADGARVLGVGNGWQACGETGDGRMLEPAQLFEEIVAEFQPKVLAGEHVVVTAGPTFEALDPIRGITNHSSGKMGFAIARAAREAGAEVTLIAGPVHLPTPRGVQRLDVTSARQMLEATLGATQRASVFVATAAVADWRPASHSEHKIKKDGSGQPPVLHFVENDDILLTVAQGARAKAGELFCVGFAAESENLVEHAKAKRARKGIPLLVGNIGPLTFGQDHNSLLLVDADGVRELPRAPKLMLARELAAEIAARLPSGRQR